One segment of bacterium DNA contains the following:
- a CDS encoding glycosyltransferase, which yields MHVGLFTDSYRPRTSGVVTAVETSARQLRSRGHRVSIVAPAYPGYADVDPDVVRVPSVTPPGHPDFPLALPYPGRALRAVRALGLDLVHTHSPFLLGGMGWWAARALGRPVLFTYHTRYDEYAHYAPVVGELARPLVSAYATVYCNQCDCVLAPLPSIAALLRDAGVRVRVVVVPSAGIDVSAFAPQPGFAGDERTAVRGRFGVPPRSPLLVFVGRLAREKNVALLLAALAALPSEVRLLLVGDGPERAALEAQAKDAALTSRAVFAGTQPPAVVAQVLAAADLFVFPSTTETFGIAMIEAMAAGCAVVAVRAPASSDLVRDGETGRLVPADPGAFAEAVRDLLAQPARRSAMGGAARAAAADYDQARVTDRLLIVYQELLARQRVAGGGLTCV from the coding sequence GTGCACGTTGGCCTGTTCACGGATTCCTACCGGCCGCGCACGAGCGGCGTGGTGACGGCGGTCGAGACGTCGGCGCGGCAGCTGCGGTCGCGCGGCCACCGGGTCTCCATCGTGGCGCCGGCGTACCCCGGTTACGCCGACGTGGACCCCGACGTCGTGCGCGTCCCGTCGGTCACCCCGCCGGGCCACCCCGACTTTCCGCTGGCGCTGCCGTATCCCGGCCGTGCGCTGCGGGCCGTGCGCGCGCTCGGCCTCGATCTCGTGCACACGCACTCGCCGTTTCTGCTCGGCGGCATGGGCTGGTGGGCGGCGCGGGCGCTGGGGCGCCCCGTGCTCTTCACGTACCACACCCGGTACGACGAGTACGCCCACTACGCGCCGGTGGTCGGCGAGCTTGCCCGGCCGCTCGTGAGCGCCTACGCGACGGTCTACTGCAACCAATGTGACTGCGTGCTTGCGCCGCTCCCGTCGATCGCGGCGCTGCTGCGCGACGCCGGCGTGCGCGTGCGGGTGGTCGTGGTGCCGAGCGCGGGCATCGACGTCTCGGCCTTTGCGCCGCAGCCAGGGTTCGCGGGGGACGAGCGGACGGCCGTGCGCGGCCGGTTCGGGGTGCCGCCCCGCTCGCCGCTCCTCGTGTTCGTCGGGCGCCTGGCGCGGGAGAAGAACGTGGCGCTCCTGCTCGCGGCGCTCGCGGCGCTGCCGTCCGAGGTGCGGCTGCTGCTCGTCGGCGACGGTCCCGAGCGCGCCGCCCTCGAGGCGCAGGCGAAAGACGCCGCGCTTACCTCGCGCGCGGTCTTCGCCGGCACGCAGCCGCCGGCGGTGGTCGCCCAGGTGCTGGCGGCGGCCGATCTTTTTGTCTTTCCGTCGACGACGGAGACGTTCGGGATCGCGATGATCGAGGCGATGGCGGCGGGCTGCGCCGTGGTGGCCGTGCGGGCCCCCGCCTCGTCCGATCTCGTCAGGGACGGCGAGACGGGGCGTCTCGTTCCGGCGGATCCCGGCGCGTTTGCGGAGGCCGTCCGCGACCTGCTGGCGCAGCCGGCCCGGCGCAGCGCGATGGGTGGAGCCGCCCGGGCGGCCGCGGCGGACTACGACCAGGCGCGCGTCACCGATCGCCTGTTGATCGTCTATCAGGAGCTGCTCGCGCGCCAGCGCGTCGCGGGAGGGGGACTCACGTGCGTCTGA
- the smc gene encoding chromosome segregation protein SMC, with protein MRLKRLELTGFKTFADRTALEFSPRLTAIVGPNGSGKSNIFDSIRWALGEGSLRALRGVRNEDVIFAGSERRRPLAMADVTLVLDNGDGTLMMPLDGDDAAPTPLAFAEVTVTRRALRAADSRYFINTLPCRLRDIQTMFLGTGLGGHTYALVTQGEVDRMLDATPEERRMILEEAAGLAKFKRRRHDAERRMAAADQLLLRVADILAEQDARVETLAAQADAARQYQAYTQELRGLELAVQVEEVRRLARAQKRVQDQLEQIAVKRRDVERSLAALAEERAALDRRAADAGREWDDAQRSLVRLTERRAAEESAAQLLAERRRGVAAQRARLDAEIAREGAEAGRLADERDDLARQDRSLAAEAERRRGDVAAAQDALLRLEESTARDEARAAQARDDARALADSRARAHADFATADARVAAYLDRAAAIAGRLRHLREQAAEITARRETLTAELAQITAALDARRSALRALRNEHEQGEAHRDELLAEVRRVEMERETLRSRLAFLEEAHAQFRGYDAGARDLLLARRREPERFTALRAVVAEVIRAPREIRPAVEAALGAAASALIVGTIDDAHALRQAAGGEAGEIAFLPLALVRPLPAPALPAEAAADPGFAGRVLDHIEVEGEHAGAVRGLLGDAVFARDLEAAVRIRAAGYEGRIVTLAGDGVSALGVVTTGRRAPGQTGTVGRAEEIAEARAALERLEAAARDCAARIDAATARLREMEAAVAQADAGITEESDRRGDADRRLVLLDAERARIDDELAALAAEARAAEDAVREHEQARDRFAAEAAALEQRIAGLEGEAEDLSVRLRDQALAARGAREALTEARVAITELEGRRAGVRARAAEAERSMAAADERRRALELEGTGLDADAAALEAEEAAARERCAALTGEGERLEASLAALDEERAAVAGRRAEVEQQHADAAGRAEALAEDVHRVELRQAQVDAEIGSARRRIEEEFGLPFDRAASEAPESIERDETLGRIEALRGLIASLGPVNLIAIEEHRAAVARADALREQYDDVAGALEALRGLIADLETVIRERFEETYRAVNDEFSGLFVRLFGGGRAGLDLVTVEGSDEPGIDIVVQPPGKNLRSLSALSGGERVMVSLALIFAMLRVRPSPFCVFDEVEAALDEANTRKVAEVLRELTEQTQIIIITHNKATMESCDVLFGVTMEEPGVSHMVSVRLQEAAQTGEDAQLEQQPVG; from the coding sequence GTGCGTCTGAAACGGCTCGAGCTCACGGGGTTCAAGACGTTCGCGGACCGCACCGCCTTGGAGTTCTCCCCGCGCCTGACCGCGATCGTCGGCCCCAACGGCAGCGGCAAGAGCAACATCTTCGACTCGATCCGCTGGGCCCTCGGCGAGGGCAGCCTGCGCGCGCTGCGCGGCGTGCGCAACGAGGATGTGATCTTCGCCGGCAGCGAGCGGCGCCGGCCGCTCGCCATGGCGGACGTGACGCTGGTGCTCGACAACGGGGACGGCACGCTCATGATGCCCCTCGACGGCGACGACGCCGCGCCGACGCCGCTCGCGTTCGCGGAGGTCACGGTGACGCGGCGGGCGCTGCGGGCCGCCGACAGCCGCTATTTCATCAACACCCTCCCGTGCCGGTTGCGCGACATTCAGACGATGTTTCTCGGCACCGGTCTCGGCGGGCACACCTACGCGCTCGTGACGCAGGGCGAGGTCGACCGCATGCTCGACGCGACGCCCGAAGAGCGGCGGATGATCCTCGAGGAGGCCGCGGGCCTCGCGAAGTTCAAACGCCGCCGGCACGACGCGGAGCGCCGCATGGCGGCCGCGGACCAGCTGCTGCTGCGCGTGGCGGACATCCTCGCGGAGCAGGACGCGCGGGTCGAGACCCTCGCGGCACAGGCCGATGCCGCGCGGCAGTATCAGGCCTACACGCAGGAGCTGCGCGGGCTCGAGCTCGCCGTTCAGGTCGAGGAGGTCCGGCGGCTGGCCCGCGCGCAGAAGCGCGTTCAGGACCAACTCGAGCAGATCGCGGTGAAGCGCCGCGACGTCGAACGATCGCTCGCGGCCCTCGCGGAAGAACGGGCGGCGCTGGACCGGCGCGCCGCGGACGCGGGCCGGGAGTGGGACGACGCCCAACGGTCGCTCGTCCGGCTGACCGAGCGCCGGGCGGCCGAGGAATCCGCCGCGCAGCTGCTCGCCGAACGCCGGCGGGGCGTCGCCGCGCAGCGGGCCCGGCTCGACGCGGAGATCGCCCGTGAAGGGGCGGAGGCCGGCCGTCTCGCCGATGAGCGCGACGACCTCGCGCGCCAGGACCGGTCGCTCGCCGCCGAGGCGGAGCGCCGCCGCGGAGACGTGGCCGCCGCGCAGGACGCCCTGCTGCGGCTGGAAGAGAGCACCGCGCGAGACGAGGCGAGGGCGGCGCAGGCGCGAGATGACGCGCGCGCGCTCGCGGATTCCCGCGCGCGGGCACATGCCGATTTCGCCACGGCGGACGCGCGGGTGGCGGCCTATCTCGATCGGGCCGCGGCGATCGCCGGCCGGCTGCGGCATCTGCGCGAACAGGCCGCGGAGATCACCGCACGGCGGGAGACGCTGACCGCCGAGCTGGCGCAGATCACGGCCGCCCTCGACGCCCGGCGCAGCGCGCTGCGCGCGCTGCGCAACGAGCACGAGCAGGGCGAGGCGCACCGCGACGAACTGCTGGCGGAGGTCCGCCGGGTGGAGATGGAGCGCGAGACGCTCCGGTCGCGTCTTGCGTTTCTCGAGGAGGCGCACGCGCAGTTCCGAGGCTACGATGCCGGCGCGCGCGATCTGCTCCTCGCCCGCCGCCGCGAGCCGGAGCGCTTTACGGCGCTGCGGGCCGTCGTGGCCGAGGTGATTCGCGCGCCGCGGGAGATCCGTCCGGCCGTGGAGGCCGCGCTCGGCGCGGCCGCCTCGGCGCTGATCGTCGGGACGATCGACGACGCCCACGCGCTGCGGCAGGCCGCAGGCGGCGAGGCCGGCGAGATCGCCTTCCTGCCCCTCGCGCTCGTCCGGCCGCTGCCGGCGCCGGCGCTTCCCGCCGAGGCCGCCGCGGATCCCGGGTTTGCCGGCCGGGTCCTCGACCACATCGAAGTCGAGGGAGAGCACGCCGGCGCGGTCCGCGGCCTCTTGGGCGACGCCGTGTTCGCACGCGACCTCGAGGCGGCCGTCCGCATCCGGGCCGCCGGCTACGAAGGCCGGATCGTCACGCTGGCCGGCGACGGGGTGTCGGCGCTCGGAGTGGTGACCACCGGCCGCCGCGCGCCCGGGCAGACCGGGACGGTGGGACGGGCCGAGGAGATCGCCGAGGCCCGCGCCGCCCTCGAGCGGCTGGAGGCGGCGGCGCGCGACTGCGCCGCGCGGATCGACGCCGCGACGGCGCGGCTCCGGGAGATGGAAGCGGCGGTCGCGCAGGCGGACGCGGGCATCACCGAGGAAAGCGACCGGCGGGGCGACGCCGACCGGCGGCTCGTGCTGCTCGACGCCGAGCGCGCCCGCATCGACGACGAGCTCGCCGCGCTGGCCGCGGAAGCGCGGGCGGCGGAGGACGCCGTTCGGGAACACGAGCAGGCCCGGGACCGGTTCGCCGCGGAGGCCGCCGCGCTCGAGCAGCGGATCGCCGGGCTGGAGGGCGAGGCGGAGGATCTATCGGTCCGGCTGCGCGATCAGGCGCTCGCCGCCCGCGGCGCCCGGGAGGCGCTTACCGAGGCGCGCGTCGCCATTACCGAGTTGGAGGGACGTCGCGCGGGCGTCCGCGCCCGCGCCGCCGAGGCCGAGCGGAGCATGGCCGCGGCGGACGAGCGGCGCCGGGCGCTCGAACTGGAGGGCACCGGCCTCGATGCCGACGCCGCCGCGCTTGAGGCGGAAGAGGCGGCCGCGCGGGAGCGGTGCGCCGCGTTGACCGGGGAAGGCGAGCGCCTCGAGGCGTCACTCGCGGCGCTCGACGAAGAACGCGCCGCGGTCGCGGGACGCCGGGCCGAAGTGGAGCAGCAGCACGCGGACGCGGCCGGCCGCGCGGAGGCGCTCGCGGAAGACGTGCACCGTGTCGAGCTCCGGCAGGCCCAGGTGGACGCGGAGATCGGCAGCGCGCGCCGGCGCATCGAGGAAGAGTTCGGCCTGCCGTTCGATCGCGCCGCATCCGAGGCCCCCGAGTCGATCGAGCGCGACGAGACCCTCGGCCGCATCGAGGCGCTGCGCGGCCTCATCGCGTCGCTCGGACCGGTCAACCTGATCGCGATCGAGGAGCACCGCGCCGCGGTGGCCCGCGCGGACGCGCTGCGCGAGCAGTACGACGACGTCGCGGGAGCGCTCGAGGCCCTGCGGGGCCTGATCGCGGACCTCGAGACGGTGATCCGCGAGCGGTTCGAGGAGACCTACCGCGCCGTCAACGACGAGTTCAGCGGGCTGTTCGTGCGGCTCTTCGGCGGCGGCCGCGCCGGGTTGGATCTCGTCACGGTGGAGGGCAGCGACGAGCCCGGCATCGACATCGTCGTGCAGCCGCCGGGGAAGAATCTTCGTAGCCTGAGCGCCCTGAGCGGGGGCGAGCGCGTCATGGTATCGCTCGCGTTGATCTTCGCGATGCTGCGCGTGCGGCCGAGCCCGTTCTGCGTCTTCGACGAGGTGGAGGCGGCGCTGGACGAGGCGAACACGCGCAAGGTGGCCGAGGTGCTGCGTGAGCTCACCGAGCAGACGCAAATCATTATCATTACGCACAACAAGGCGACCATGGAGTCGTGCGACGTGTTGTTCGGCGTGACGATGGAGGAGCCCGGGGTCTCGCACATGGTGTCGGTTCGGCTGCAGGAGGCCGCGCAGACAGGAGAGGACGCGCAGCTCGAGCAGCAGCCCGTCGGTTGA
- the ftsY gene encoding signal recognition particle-docking protein FtsY, whose translation MAGSGWFGRFREGLAKTRQALAAQLDGLIGREIDESFYDDLEEALLAADLGVQATETVIARLRSRARSGELGAAARTPEGLRRALAEVVLATLGEPAPLRLEPRPAGIVVLGVNGAGKTTTIGKLAHRFRADGRRVIVAAADTFRAAAIDQLAVWTDRAGVELVRHAEGSDPAAVVYDAAQAARARHADVLIVDTAGRLHTKTNLLEELKKLDRVLRRELPEAPVESLLVLDATTGQNGIAQARQFAAALPLTGVVLTKLDGTARGGIAVAIADELKLPVRLVGFGEGMDDLQPFDPKAFVEALLAS comes from the coding sequence ATGGCAGGGAGCGGATGGTTCGGCCGGTTTCGCGAGGGCCTGGCGAAGACGCGCCAGGCCCTCGCCGCGCAGCTCGACGGTCTGATCGGGCGCGAGATCGACGAGTCGTTCTACGATGACCTGGAAGAGGCGCTGCTAGCGGCGGACCTCGGCGTCCAAGCGACCGAGACGGTGATCGCGCGCCTCCGGAGCCGCGCGCGCTCGGGCGAATTGGGCGCCGCGGCGCGGACGCCCGAGGGCCTGCGGCGGGCGCTCGCCGAGGTCGTGCTCGCCACACTCGGCGAGCCCGCGCCCCTCCGCCTCGAGCCGCGGCCGGCCGGCATCGTCGTCCTCGGGGTCAACGGCGCGGGCAAGACGACGACGATCGGCAAGCTGGCCCACCGCTTTCGCGCCGACGGCCGGCGCGTGATCGTCGCCGCGGCGGACACATTCCGGGCCGCGGCGATCGACCAGCTGGCGGTATGGACCGACCGCGCCGGGGTGGAGCTCGTGCGGCACGCGGAGGGCTCGGACCCGGCCGCGGTGGTGTACGATGCCGCGCAGGCCGCGCGCGCCCGCCACGCCGATGTGCTGATCGTCGACACCGCGGGCCGCCTCCACACGAAGACGAACCTCCTCGAGGAGCTCAAGAAGCTCGATCGCGTCCTGCGGCGCGAGCTGCCCGAGGCTCCGGTCGAGTCGCTCCTCGTGCTGGACGCGACCACCGGACAGAACGGGATTGCGCAGGCGCGGCAGTTCGCCGCGGCGCTGCCGCTGACCGGGGTCGTGCTGACCAAGCTCGACGGCACCGCGCGCGGCGGCATCGCCGTCGCGATCGCCGACGAGCTCAAGCTGCCTGTGCGGCTCGTCGGGTTCGGCGAGGGGATGGACGACCTGCAGCCGTTCGATCCGAAGGCGTTCGTCGAAGCCCTGCTGGCGTCATGA
- a CDS encoding DUF302 domain-containing protein: MDGMPDAGMVHLRSGHSVPETVQRLQASLRAHGLTIFGLIDHGSEAEKAGLAMRPTQVLIFGSPKAGTPLMVAAPTLAIDLPLKALVWEDAGGAVWLSYNTPEYLRERHGVPEDLMKNITGAGALLKQAAEP, translated from the coding sequence ATGGATGGGATGCCGGACGCCGGGATGGTCCACCTGCGCAGCGGGCACTCTGTGCCGGAAACCGTGCAGCGGCTGCAGGCCTCGCTGCGCGCGCACGGCCTCACCATCTTCGGCCTGATCGATCACGGCAGCGAGGCGGAGAAGGCAGGACTGGCGATGCGGCCCACCCAGGTGCTCATCTTCGGCAGCCCCAAGGCCGGGACGCCCTTGATGGTGGCGGCGCCGACGCTCGCGATCGATCTCCCGCTCAAGGCCTTGGTCTGGGAAGACGCCGGCGGCGCCGTCTGGCTCTCCTACAACACTCCGGAGTACCTCCGCGAGCGCCACGGCGTGCCGGAGGACCTCATGAAGAACATCACGGGAGCCGGCGCGCTCTTGAAACAGGCCGCGGAGCCGTGA
- a CDS encoding sigma factor-like helix-turn-helix DNA-binding protein has product MPLQKTPSTPRLNGRARSLADRTAVIRLFDAYAGLLTARQQRLVRMYYHEDLSLGEIAGRLRVSRQAVFDSLRRSVDEVRHLEDRLRVLSEAGRNGRGRDAAAARLLAVERAAARLTEAGAPTGPLLRALRALREAM; this is encoded by the coding sequence ATGCCTTTACAGAAGACACCTTCCACCCCGCGGCTCAACGGCCGCGCCCGCAGTCTCGCCGATCGGACCGCCGTGATCCGGCTGTTCGACGCGTACGCCGGCCTGCTGACGGCCCGCCAGCAGCGGCTGGTGCGCATGTACTACCATGAGGACCTGTCGCTCGGCGAGATTGCCGGCCGGCTCCGCGTCAGCCGGCAGGCCGTGTTCGACAGCCTGCGGCGCTCGGTGGACGAGGTGCGGCATCTCGAGGACCGGCTCCGCGTCCTCTCGGAGGCCGGGCGGAACGGGCGTGGCCGGGACGCCGCGGCCGCGCGCTTGCTCGCGGTCGAACGGGCGGCGGCGCGCTTGACCGAGGCCGGGGCGCCCACCGGCCCCCTGCTGCGGGCGCTGCGGGCGCTTCGCGAGGCGATGTGA
- a CDS encoding class I SAM-dependent methyltransferase, which produces MASPRPSGTSRRKAPASHYFTPAPPPDEGRPAPGRERTIRFEDGGREFRFRTAPGVFSRGGVDRGTRLLLEAVDPAEAGTILDLGCGYGALGIVMAARSPRAHVTLVDINPRATALAAANIRDNAAANAEARTGDGCAPVGDERFDLILLNPPIRAGRTVVVRLLGEARAHLAPGGRFYLVARTSQGARTIARCMGEVFGSVREVERGGGFRVYEGRDV; this is translated from the coding sequence ATGGCGTCGCCCCGCCCGAGCGGGACTAGCCGGCGGAAGGCGCCGGCGTCGCATTACTTCACGCCGGCTCCGCCCCCTGACGAGGGCAGGCCGGCGCCCGGACGCGAGCGGACGATCCGCTTCGAAGACGGCGGCCGTGAGTTCCGGTTTCGCACAGCCCCAGGCGTCTTCTCGCGCGGCGGCGTCGATCGCGGGACGCGTCTGCTGCTGGAAGCGGTGGATCCCGCCGAAGCCGGCACGATCCTGGATCTCGGCTGCGGCTACGGCGCGCTCGGCATCGTGATGGCCGCCCGCAGCCCGCGGGCCCATGTGACGCTCGTCGACATCAATCCGCGCGCCACGGCCCTCGCCGCGGCCAACATCCGCGATAACGCGGCCGCCAACGCCGAGGCGCGGACCGGCGACGGCTGCGCGCCGGTTGGAGACGAGCGCTTCGACCTGATTCTGCTCAACCCGCCGATCCGCGCGGGCCGGACGGTGGTCGTGCGGCTCCTCGGCGAGGCGCGGGCGCATCTCGCGCCGGGCGGCCGCTTCTATCTGGTCGCGCGCACGAGCCAGGGCGCCCGGACGATCGCGCGGTGCATGGGCGAGGTCTTCGGCAGCGTGCGCGAGGTGGAGCGGGGCGGGGGATTTCGCGTGTACGAGGGCCGTGATGTTTGA
- the ffh gene encoding signal recognition particle protein, whose amino-acid sequence MFEQLQSRLGGILNRLRGRGALSEADVEQALREIRLVLLEADVNVKIARDFVARVREAAVGQEVWKSLTPGQQVVQIVHAELVRLLGESHRALMPAPKPPTVILLAGLHGTGKTTTAGKLAVHLKKRGREPVLAAADLSRPAAVRQLEIVGQRAGVTVVSPAAGEDAVAVARRALEVARSRVADTLIVDSAGRLHIDEDLVAELARIREAVAPHYTLLVLDAMAGQDAVRMAEGFHRAVPIDGVILTKLDGDARGGAALSVAATIGVPILYVGTGERLDALEPFHPDRMASRILGMGDVLTLIEKAQEQVTADDAREMERKLRRAEFTLEDFTKQLRQVRAMGPIDQVLAMIPGFSAKRAGLPGGGEVDERALGRLEAMINSMTPGERRHPDVIDGSRRRRIARGSGTSVQEVNRLLRQFADAKKMLKQIESMGRRAGKLGKLPTSLEP is encoded by the coding sequence ATGTTTGAGCAGCTGCAGTCCCGCCTCGGCGGCATCCTGAACCGGCTGCGCGGGCGGGGGGCTTTGTCCGAGGCGGACGTCGAGCAGGCGCTCCGCGAGATCCGTCTCGTCCTGCTCGAGGCCGACGTCAACGTCAAGATCGCCCGTGATTTCGTCGCCCGGGTGCGCGAGGCGGCCGTGGGGCAGGAGGTCTGGAAGAGCCTCACCCCGGGCCAGCAGGTCGTGCAGATCGTCCACGCGGAGCTGGTCCGGCTGCTCGGCGAGTCGCACCGCGCGCTCATGCCGGCGCCGAAGCCGCCGACCGTGATTCTGCTCGCGGGTCTCCATGGAACCGGGAAGACCACGACGGCCGGCAAGCTGGCCGTCCACCTCAAGAAGCGCGGCCGGGAGCCGGTGCTGGCCGCGGCCGACCTTTCGCGTCCGGCGGCGGTGCGCCAACTGGAGATCGTCGGCCAGCGGGCCGGGGTGACGGTGGTGTCGCCCGCGGCCGGCGAGGACGCGGTCGCCGTGGCGCGGCGCGCCCTCGAGGTGGCCCGCAGCCGCGTGGCCGACACGCTCATCGTCGACAGCGCGGGCCGCCTCCACATCGACGAGGACCTCGTCGCCGAGCTCGCGCGCATTCGCGAGGCCGTCGCCCCCCATTACACGCTGCTCGTCCTCGACGCGATGGCGGGGCAGGACGCGGTGCGCATGGCCGAAGGGTTCCACCGCGCGGTGCCGATCGACGGGGTGATCCTCACGAAGCTCGACGGGGACGCCCGCGGCGGCGCCGCCCTATCCGTGGCGGCCACCATCGGCGTGCCGATTCTCTACGTCGGCACCGGCGAGCGCCTCGACGCGCTGGAGCCCTTCCATCCGGACCGCATGGCGTCGCGCATTCTCGGCATGGGCGACGTGCTTACCCTGATCGAGAAGGCCCAGGAACAGGTGACGGCCGACGACGCGCGCGAGATGGAGCGCAAGCTGCGCCGCGCCGAGTTCACGCTCGAGGATTTCACGAAGCAGCTCCGGCAGGTCCGGGCGATGGGCCCGATCGACCAGGTGCTCGCAATGATACCGGGATTCAGCGCCAAACGCGCGGGCCTGCCCGGCGGGGGGGAAGTGGACGAGCGCGCGCTCGGCCGCCTCGAGGCGATGATCAACTCGATGACGCCGGGCGAGCGCCGGCATCCCGACGTGATCGACGGCAGCCGCCGCCGCCGGATCGCGCGCGGCAGCGGCACCTCGGTGCAGGAGGTGAACCGGCTGCTGCGCCAGTTCGCCGACGCGAAGAAGATGCTGAAGCAGATCGAGAGCATGGGGCGGCGCGCCGGCAAACTCGGCAAGCTGCCCACCTCGTTGGAGCCGTAA
- the rpsP gene encoding 30S ribosomal protein S16 produces the protein MSVKIRLTRRGAKGQPFYRLVVADSHSPRSGKYLDNVGYYNPRTEPSTMHVNTDKVLAWLRKGARPSDAARVILEKTGVLRQWEESRAKAPR, from the coding sequence ATGAGCGTCAAGATCCGGCTGACGCGGCGGGGGGCCAAGGGCCAGCCGTTTTACCGGCTGGTGGTGGCGGATTCCCACAGCCCGCGCAGCGGCAAGTATCTCGACAACGTGGGCTACTACAATCCGCGGACCGAGCCGTCGACAATGCACGTCAACACCGACAAGGTGCTGGCGTGGCTCCGCAAAGGGGCCCGGCCGTCGGACGCCGCCCGCGTCATCCTCGAAAAGACCGGCGTCCTCCGTCAGTGGGAGGAGAGCCGGGCCAAGGCGCCGCGGTGA
- a CDS encoding KH domain-containing protein → MKALVELVARSLVDHPDDVVVEVVDGPQTATIEVRVAADDVGKLIGRGGRIIKAIRTLARAAATGSGKRVNVEVLRP, encoded by the coding sequence GTGAAAGCCCTCGTCGAGCTCGTGGCGCGGTCGTTGGTCGACCATCCCGACGACGTCGTCGTCGAGGTTGTCGACGGCCCGCAGACGGCCACGATCGAGGTCCGGGTCGCGGCGGACGACGTGGGCAAACTCATCGGCCGCGGCGGCCGGATCATCAAGGCGATTCGCACGCTCGCGCGGGCCGCGGCGACGGGCAGCGGCAAGCGCGTGAACGTAGAGGTCCTGCGGCCGTAG
- a CDS encoding YlqD family protein, which produces MPTITVQRPVVIKTIVTESFKRLYVADLEDAIKRIEAVVQQIDVQARRFDLERQVSPQSRAVRQQLEIERARQDAARAELTARLREAEELKINEEFTQGTIEGIAELVVGDNLFDKISRAEIVVKDGIVMEIREGAPASSPSASPSASPSGLIMPGA; this is translated from the coding sequence ATGCCAACCATTACGGTGCAGCGGCCGGTCGTCATCAAAACGATCGTGACCGAGAGTTTCAAGCGGCTGTACGTCGCCGATCTCGAGGACGCCATCAAGCGCATCGAGGCGGTGGTGCAGCAGATCGACGTGCAGGCGAGGCGGTTCGACCTCGAGCGGCAGGTCTCGCCGCAGTCCCGCGCGGTGCGGCAGCAGCTCGAGATCGAGCGGGCGCGCCAGGACGCGGCGCGCGCGGAGCTCACCGCGCGGCTCCGCGAAGCGGAGGAGCTGAAGATCAACGAGGAGTTCACTCAGGGCACGATCGAGGGCATCGCCGAGCTCGTGGTCGGCGACAACCTGTTCGACAAGATCTCGCGCGCGGAGATCGTCGTGAAGGACGGGATCGTGATGGAGATCCGGGAAGGCGCCCCCGCGTCGTCGCCGTCTGCTTCGCCGTCCGCCTCGCCCTCGGGCCTGATCATGCCGGGGGCCTAA
- the rimM gene encoding ribosome maturation factor RimM (Essential for efficient processing of 16S rRNA), producing MACSRGWAYGVGKSGDGRRDGLIVVGEVTRPHGVRGALRVLPITDFPERLLRLREVALVQGGRVRTMAVEAAEPAGRFVVMKLAGVDTPDDAAALRGATIEVPAADAVPLPPGQFYVFQIVGLRARTPGGEVLGEVVDVLRTGSNDVYVVRSAAGTETLLPAVEGVIETVDLAAGEIVVRPPEWS from the coding sequence GTGGCGTGTTCGCGCGGCTGGGCCTACGGCGTGGGCAAGAGCGGCGACGGCCGGCGTGACGGGCTCATCGTCGTGGGTGAAGTCACCCGTCCGCACGGCGTCCGCGGCGCGCTGCGCGTGCTGCCGATCACCGACTTCCCCGAGCGGCTGCTGCGTCTGCGGGAGGTGGCGCTCGTGCAGGGCGGCCGCGTGCGCACGATGGCGGTGGAGGCGGCCGAGCCGGCCGGCCGGTTCGTCGTCATGAAGCTGGCCGGCGTCGATACCCCGGACGACGCCGCGGCGCTGCGCGGCGCCACGATCGAGGTGCCGGCGGCGGACGCGGTGCCGCTGCCGCCCGGACAGTTCTACGTCTTTCAGATCGTCGGCCTCCGCGCGCGGACGCCCGGCGGCGAGGTGCTGGGCGAGGTCGTCGACGTGCTGCGGACCGGCAGCAACGACGTCTACGTCGTCCGGTCGGCCGCGGGGACAGAGACGCTGCTGCCGGCCGTCGAAGGCGTGATCGAGACCGTCGATCTGGCGGCCGGCGAGATCGTCGTGCGTCCCCCGGAGTGGTCGTGA